DNA sequence from the Anser cygnoides isolate HZ-2024a breed goose chromosome 7, Taihu_goose_T2T_genome, whole genome shotgun sequence genome:
TAAAGTGTGTTCTTTTGAGACAGCTTTTATCTGTTTAGGGTTCAGATAAGGTAGAAAACCAGACTGTTGTCATCAGGTTTTGCTGCAATTGCTCGGTCATTGCATCTTTCTTGTGCTAGACTGCAGGAATAGTTGGACTCCAGAGTAAGAGGAAGCCAAACGATGGGATGAGATATGCGGTGAGGGGTCACCCAATACTGTttccttaaaattaaaaaaaaatatttattattcagGTATGAATGCTCCTTTCTTCTAAAGTGTATGTAAAAATCTGGAGCTTGAAAATTATCTACCTCCATAGGGGTCAGCAAATGCCCAGGGCAGGATGTCTGGCTGGCTGacaccagggctggggcacagcCTCTCCCACGTGCAATGGAGCACAGCTTGAGCTTTGGTAGGGCCTCTGCAGCAAGTTCTGTGGGATCCTTGCAAGCCTGTAGAAAGAGCTAATGGATTCATCTGGCATTAGGCACAGATGGGGGATGCTGTGCCCACATGCCTGAAATCAGCCCTGGCACTGCCTGCAAGCTGTAGGGGACAGCTCCCGTCGTGTTCAGTGTGGTGGAAATCCTTCACAGTGCCAGTATGACCGTGcctgtgcagcagcagtgccttAGCAAAATGTGAGGGGGACAAAAAGGGAGTGCAGGAGCAGATGCTGGGTTATTCGGGGGTATAAAGGTGGGGACAGCTGGGCCCACCCTCCACTGCGTGATGCAGTGACTGCCTCTTGTGGCCGGTTGGCCAGTGGTGGGCAAGACTCTTAGAGCCTTGGCCAGCGATGTTCCTTTTGTTCCGCTGGTACAGATGGAGGGCTTGGCAGATCACCCAAGGCATTTCATTATACGGTTCAGCTGATGGCAAAGGTGCTTGTTCTGTCTGTAGGTGCACATATGTCACAGGTGCTGTGGCCCCATGGCCTCTCCTGGTCCTCATAAAGACAGTAGGGGTGGCCTGACCTAGAATTAATCCTGTATTAACAGAGACCTGGACTGTAGACAAACTGGGATCCAATGGCTGGATTTTTAGACTTAATCAGTAAAACCAAATGTAACAGCACTGggaatgttttgctttaatgTGAGTGGAGGGTAGAAGATTGGTTAAATAGAAATAATGGAGGAATGGAAAGACTCTAATAAAATTTCTTTAGCTTCACAGTAATAGGgataataaatacaaagaaagacTGCTGCCGGTTCTTAACAAAAAGCGCTTTAATTGCATCTCTCCAAACTTAAACcatgaatttaaaatagaaatatctgAAGTTTGACAGCTACATTGTTAGGCATGACCTTATCTCCAGAGAGGTGTATTCTCCTGCGCATCCACAGACATTAAATGCAAGCAGTAGGTGAGCTTAATGCCTCTTGCTGCCAGGCTGAGACTTCATTATTATGTTCAGGTCCTTATTGTAGGCCCCTGAATGTTAGTCTTATTCTTTAGTTCAGATGATAAGTAAACATAGAATAATGATATATTTGCTCTCTTTaaggtttttctcttttgtagaAAATACTTTGTATTAGGTTTGGTAAGAGATATTCTCTGTTAGTCTGTAATGGCCTACAGTACTGAAAAGCAGTGATAACTCATTTCTGTGGATTTATATAGTTGCAAGTACTCTTTCTGCATTTGCTGTACACTTTCTACTTTTTTATGTTTGAATACCATGAGAAACTCCTCTTTTAATCAAGTCAGTCACCTTAGGAATCTGCTAGCTGTTGTCTGCAGTGAGGTAGCTGCATCCATGCCTCTTTCAGGAAACTTTATTCTAGTAGACTAGCACCCTATGGCACCTCATGTTCCAGTTTTCAAGGTTTACTCATTCCTACATTCCTGCAACACgtttctggttttgctgtcCTATCTTAAAGAACCTATGCTTGGTTGCTTTAGGCTGTTACCTAAATTTATCTTCTACCTTAAAATTTAATGTTTCCTTTGGGTCCTTAATATTAGAAACCTAGCAGAACCcctttttccttgttgttttcattttctgtatcagTAGAGATGTCATCAGAGCATTCCATAAacctgctgggctctgctgttCTTTCCCACCAGACGTCTGAGAAGCTGCCTTTACATGGCACTCTTCAACGGATACTTGAAGTCTAATTTCCTTCCATCTCGTATTTCAACATGTTTCCTCATGAGTATGGTTTCATTTCAAATTGCTGAATGCTTTACTAGGATTGGAAGTGAACACCAGCCTGCAGATAGTGATGGTACAAAACATATCTTTCCCCCCTTGCATGCAGCTACATGTGCCACGCAGGTCTCATTCTCCAGGTTTCCCTATACAGCAGGAATGCAGCAGGAGGCCTAGGCTGAAAGAAATCTCTGGTGCTTTAGTGAACACTAGCTCTGGGCCTGTTTAGACTGTGAATGTAGGAGCAGTGTAGATACCCAAGTCAGTGGAAACGTGCTAGTTTTGGAATCCATACAGAAAGGTGCTCCATCCCAACTACCACATTGGTGTGTTTAGGATCCAGCATGCATCTCTGCACAGAACTGTGCTGTCCTGTGTGGATCCACGTGCTGAAATCAGTGCTATGTCTGATCCCCATGCCCTGTTTTCCAGGTGTcatcctcctctgctctcctcatGGGTGTCCTTAAACAAACCCGTTTTATTAATCACTGCTACCGGTCACTTGCAGTACACCCGTCAGCTACATTCAGGAGCTGGACTCGCACTTGCACGTGCCAGCCTCACAAGGAGCTCACACAGCATCTCACAGACAGGGAGTGAGCGCCTCAGGTCTGCCACGTCTCATGgaatttttgcctttgtttcctCCCCACAGGCACCTCCCTGGTGCAGCACCTGATGACAGTGCTGATAAGTGAACAGGGCCGAATCTTTGCTGTTCCTCAGGCAGATGTGCCAGGGAGCCAGCTGGAAATCAGACCCGTGCGTCCACGCAACACCGTGGAGTGGATCTCTGAGGAGGACGGGGAGGACAGGTCAGAAAGCTGCGTTCCCAGCCCTGCCGATTCGCCCTCTGGCAATGCTGTGGCACCAGAGGCCACCCCTGGACCTGGGGTGAAAAACACCTCTCCAGAATGCAGCGACAAATTGACGCagcctgccaccagccccagcaaaAGAGTGCAGACGCTGCCCCCCTGGAAATACTCCTTCCGCCAGCCAGGAGCACGGTCTGTGAGTCCAAAGCTGGGCAGCTCATCCTTAGATATCCCCAACCTTTCCTCCAGTGGGAATTGGCTGATGAACGGACTGTACTCGCTCCGAGGCCACCGCCGGACAGCCTCTGGGGAACGAGTTAAAGACTCGTGTTCTTCCCAAAGACTCTCTACTTATGACAACGTCCCTTCATCCAGCCTCTCCCTTAGCACACACAGCATGGCCAGCACCACGTGGTCAACATCATCGTGTGAGATCTCCGTGGTGGACTCGGTCAGCAGCTGCCCAGCCTGTCGGGCCAGTGACTCTTCGGCTTTAAGCTCTCTGCAGACCGAGTGGATGACTCAGGGCTCGCTGTCTCAGAGTGAGGTCAAGACTGCAGATCTGGAGAACAGCATCGACAGGTTTGatgcttgcagcagcagcagcgaacAGAGCAacccagctgcagcttccagaGACTCTGTCAAATGCTCTAGAGCCTTACAGAGCTTGGTGGTGGAGCTAAAGACAGAACTGAGCAAACAGAGGACTGAGTACGAGACCAGTATCAAAAGGTAATGTCGTCTGGGGGGACACGGAACTCTTTTATCATCCTTACCCCTGTTTGAATGTGGGTGTGGGCTACCAAGTGTATCGGGTTCTCAGACCTGGAGTTTGGCTTTGGTAGTCTACAAATATGGATCTGGTCTTTCCTCACTGTTCGGTGAGTACAACTTTTCTCTCTGACAAAATAGAGGATCAAAAAACAGGATTTCCAGTACACAGGAGATTCCAGTATTGCTCATTGTTTTCAATGGAAATTGGAACAGCACAGGTAAACCCCAAAGTCTGCTCTGTGTCAGTGTCCTGGGAGAAACAGGGAGGCAAACATCTGTCTTGTGGGGAGGGAATGGGACCTAGGGTGGTCAGGCCTCTACAGGGAAGTCTGTGCATGTGCTGAGACTTGTGTCAAATCAGTCAGAAAGTGAAGGTTTTATGCTACCTTTTCCAAGAGAAACTTTGTTCAGGAAACAGATTTTGACTgttctctgttgtttttgttgtggttgcATCTCAGTTATAATTTTTTCAGCAGCCATTTTGAGTTGAGCTTCTAAAATCAAAAGCAACATTTCTAGATGTACTCATAGCAGTCGTTTGCTCACACAGCACGCCACTGACTCAAAGTAGCAGCAAGGTGCTGCTTGTACAGCAGAGCGCTGAACTGCGTGGCTCTTTGCCCCCTCTGatgtttttcaggttttcaggAGAGGTGTGTGTGAAGGTAGGGGCTGTAGGAAGTAGAAAATACTACGAATAAATAGGAAGAGtcatatttattaatttgtcTGAGTTGGTATATTAGTTTTTATGAGTTTAAGTGCTTAATAGAATTACTTTCAGACAAGTACTTAGGGAAGAATGCACATGAAGTAAGTATGGTTGTTTAAAGGAATTAGGGATGTTTTAATGTACAGGCATATGCAAAATTGCATACCAGTACTAGTGTGTTGTATTAGAGAAAGGCTGTAGTCCCCTTTCTtagaaatttatttcttctcagcatttttttgtgTTAAGGTGTTAGAGTTTTACTCCCTAAATTATTAAAACTCTGATACCATGTACATGTCTCCTAAACATGGTACCAAAAGTACACGATTGTTTGTAGGGACTGTATAGTACAGCTTGAAGCTAAGCTTGttgcatcttttttcttgttaaagtAATTTCTCAAAAGGTGTTTTGGAAAGCTCTAGTCTGAACTGTGATCTCTACCAGTGGGCCAGCTGTTAAGGTAGGAATTTTACTTGTTACCTTCCtgctatattttaaaatgtactatGCTGGTGGCTTGCCAGTCTCTGCACcttttctgcctcctgccttgTGTTGCCCTGGTGTGTGAGGCTGGAAGGACCAGCAGGCCGCATAGCAGTTCAGTTACCGCGGGCATCAGAGTGGGAGAAAAGCTTTCCCCCCCTTGTTGTGTCCCAGCCTGAAGAGCTGGTGAGATCACCACTGGTTGCTAGTATTGTGTTGGAAAAGGTCTGTGAGAGAGAATGGTATGTGCCTTGTATTTAATTGTGCAGGACTGCCCTAGCAAGGCTTGTTGCAGGGATACAGAGTAACAGAAGTGAGACTGGGCTGCAAACTTGGAAATGTGTAGCTGGGCATCTTATCTGCTGCCTGAGGGGAGAGAAGGCTTCCCAGCTCTTAGCGATAGCACTGTTCCAATGACTGTCAGAGACATCCAGGAAGCCTTGTTTGTCATTCCTGCCACATTTTTGGCTATTTCAGCTCTAACACCTGCCtttccccttcagtgggaaaGGGACAAAGAGCTGGAGGGGAGGGCTATAAATTGGCCAGGTCTCATAAGGCAAAGTAGCTGAGAGGAAAATGCCTAATGAGCTAGTATTTTCATTAACCAGGTGAGATGCAATCCCTGCCTTTTTGTATTAAATGGGATGATTCCAGCTGTTCAGGATTACAGCCCTAAGCATTTTGCTGACAAGTCTAGGAATTTCAAGCCAAGTTTTTTAGCTCTCAAAAATCTTGCAATGTTTTTACTGCAGCTGCAGCAATGTACATGTGTAAAGATATGGCCCTTTTGAGACTGCATATGAGTCTGCTCCTGTGGAAAGAGGGGAGCTAACTGGAGTAAAGAAGTGCAGCAGCTTAACAGGAAAATTTCGGGCTGTCTCACtagctttattttattgaagATAATTTAGTCCCCCAAAGTAATAATTAATTCCTTTACAATTGTACATGTGCTTGTGTGGTTTGCAGAACTCAGTCTGTGTAGCAGGGCATGTTTTAATGAAGGTGTGTGAGCTTTTTGTTGGCACATACATAAGCGGAGGGAAAGCAACGTTGGTACCTGCCTGGGGCACAGGTAAGGAACACTTGCTGATGGAAAAGCTGCTATTTATCATTATCAACTGcccattttctctctcttagtCAGAGGGAGGCAAGTTTTATGGCCTTCCTGTAACCAGTCTGTTCCAGAGCATTTCTCCCTCGAGGTTAGTATAATTAACAGGCATTTTCTGTTGAGTTTCAGTAATTCATGTTTACAGCCTGGGACTCTTAAGAAACTGGAAGTATCTTGGAGCGGACTATTGGACTATTATATTGTATATGTAGAAACTCTGTAAGTAAGTACTGTGAACATGTGTAATTCAGAACATGGACAGCTAGTCTAGGCTGCTGTAGCTAAAACTTCACGGTACAAACATTTACTTGGTAGCTCAGATCTGTAGGATATAACAAAATGTTGTAAGGAAGAGTAGGGGGTGCTGCATCTTAGCTTCAGAATTGTTCTCTTTAGCTGGGTGATAGGAGTCTGCCAAGACAGGCAGATCTTTCCAGATGTTCTGCGCATTTCTGTTCACCCATCACTGCAACTGTTTGTCTGCTGCACTTGGTGATCAGTGTTCAAGTGTGTGACTTTGTAAGTTGTGAAGGTTGTGATGATGATAATACTTGGATAATACATCCTTGGCTGTATGTGAAGGAACAGTTTaaggggatgcattgcattgcaTTATCTGAATAATTGTTTCTTGGTGGTCACAGAATGTAATTCAGGTTCTTCTGAGGTCCAGTTctttttttgatgttgtggGGACTGTAGCTTGTCCTTTTTGAGTGTCATTTAGCCTGTGTAAAAATATCCCATTCACCATTTCAGAGGGAATCCAAGCACTCCATTTTTACAGTTGGGTATTATTATTGTTTACTGaaattatgtcttttttttttttttacagtacaGGGCGACACTTTTCCTAGGAAGAacctaaattttaaaatcacaatCTGATTGTTCTAATGATCAGAAATTTCCATCTGGACATATTACTTCTGTATTAACACCACTACTCTGTCTTGCGATTAGGAAACAAAATTGGGAGGACAGCAAGTGATGTCCCTTCTGTGCTTGTTTCAAATCCAAAAACATGAACCTTGTTCTTTGACCTCCTTAGAGAAAAGCTCTGAGTCTTGCATTAGAGCTTTGTGCACAGATGAACTATTTAAGGTCTGTTCTTCAGAGTCTTCCtcatataaaatgttattttttgtaGAAAATTGTAAAGTGTGAAAAACTTTTACTCACCCATTCCGTTGTCAGTGACAAACTGTACAGGAAATACCATAAGTGGATGGTGAGGAAGGACTGTGACCTCATTCCTAACTGACTTCAAGGATGTTCCCTTGTACTGGATACCCTTACGGGGAAACACAGTATCAGGATAAAAACAGACATTAGAAGTTTATATTGCAAATTATGTATTTGAACTCAAACTGATTCAAGAGTTGAGTTGCCTCAGCCATTCAGTCTGTCCACAAAAAACTTCAGCGTTTTGTAAGACTTGATGTACTTAAGCTTATTTTCTCAAGATACGAATGAAATAAGCTCCAGCTTTCAAGGGGTCCCTGCCTATAAACTCAACATTGAGTAACTGAAATGGCAGTTAGTGCCCTTACTTAAAACTTCCTTTTAGAATGAAGATATTTTAGCTCTAAGTTGAACGGCTTATATTTATTATAGCTATCAGCAGTATTTATCAAGACActtaaaaagctcttttttttttcttttccctctttctccccgTTGGTTTTAAGAATTGAAGAAACAAGTTCAGACCTGAGGAAGCAAGTGGTTAGGCTAGAAGAAGAACTGGACCAAGAACGAAAGAAATACACGATGCTGGAGATAAAGCTGCGGAATTCTGAACGTGCTCGTGAAGATGCCGAGAAGAGGAATCACCTCCtgcaaaaggaaatggaagagttTTTTTCAACATTAGGATGTTTAACTGTTGGGAGTCGAAGTGCTAAAGTCCCCAAATAGAACGAGCTTATGTACAGCATAGAAAATTCTATTTCTGGCAAAACCAGTGAAAAGGCACATTTTGTTATGGTATACTCATGTATCATGAGTAATTCTACAGTGATTGTGCTCTCAGTGACGcttattctgttgtttttacATGTGCTGTAGTACTCGGGCAAGCCGGAGAAAGACTGCAAAACATAATGCTTGGAAGTTTAGCTATCAGCTTACCTGGAAAGAGTGGGCACACTTTTTATCCACAAGTCAAAAGGTACTGTTCTACATAGCTGTACTGTTGCCATCTTTGGATTTGCTTGCAGCATCCTTTTGCTGGTTCAAGGAGAATGGAAAGGTGTGCAAGGTGGGTGAGGTGGCCAGAAGGGCATTTGGGAAGATCGCAGTTCTAGGATGTCACCACATTCAGTGTGGTTTAGGGTATGGATTTAACATGAGGcggtttttttcctccccactcTCTTCATAAAGTTTGTTCAGATTTCTCATTCTTGAAAGTGGCATTATTTTATCAAGATGCTTTGAAAACAATGTCTACAGAATAGcagaaaatactggaaattCTGACAATTCACTGAAGGTTATCCCTTAGATACTGAACAGTTCCACTGCTTCATAAAAATAAGACTTATTAAAGTGTATGTGATTAACTATCAGATTAGCCACATAAATGCCATGGAACTTTAAATATGCACATTTGGCTCTAGTTATCTTATTCTTATTTTGAGCCAAAAATAGTATTAGCcgcaaggaaagaaaaaaaataaaaagagctgatatatatatgatatatactGATCAGACATCAAGTTAAGAGAAGAAAGATTCTTATCATCAAAACATCCAGCTGATGCAGGTTTTTATATATGAAATCTTAATAGCACAAACTATGGTAATTTGGtagaaaaaacagtaaattgATGCAGTTAgtgctggaaaaggaaaagggtgGGATCTACCTTTAACCTTCACAGGACAGTTTACTTCTAGATTGTTTGTCATACCTCTCGTGACCccaattgatttttttgttgttagttcATGAGGATATGAAGGGACGGAAGGAGAACTGCAAACAACCCAGTAGCCTAAGTTCACTACTTCTGCTAAAAGAACAGACATCGTTAGAATGAAGTTGTAATTCCCAGTAATTAGCTGTCAGTGCTCACTTCCCTTCAAGGGACTTACTTGAGAAGTTCTGCATAACATTTGTAGTGCCCTAAGCTACGCAGAACCTGCACACAGAAATTGTATCACTAGATTCATCTCAAGCTCTGcttgccagccccagcactcacCACATTATTTGCTCTCTTTGACAGCTGAGGCAGCTTGGGAGTCGCAaaggagaaagatttttaacagaaaagtaCCACAACATGAACTGGCTAAGACAAAAGTACAGACCGTAGTGAAAGTGCTTGctttaactatttttctttaaatgaccTGAATCTGACATCTTTTCTTACTAAAGAAGAATATAACTCATCTTCTGGAAATAACcttggaatgtttttttttaaaataccagcaGATTTCACACCTTTTACTATTGACTTTCTCCTCATCTCACAGATATCCGTGTTTTAATAGACGTTACCTTTTTCTGTCACTATAGTGCTTCTCCTTTCTACAGAAATGTAAACCATTTAAAgtgagcaaaaagaaaacatatttaccTAATATTTCCTAGTTATAACTAGTCAAACAAAGTGGTCAAATAAAACTAAGcagttatttcaaaacattttcccttctctccagaATATCCAGCTGCGCTCCATTGTTTACTACCCCTGCTGTCAAGCAGCGTGGCATGTCCCTGACTGTTCAACAGGAGCAGCCTGCCCCCtgcaggcaccagcagcaggctTACCCCTGTGTTTATGATCACAGCCTTCCAGGGTGTTATTACTAATCACAACTGATCACCAACTTACAGGGTCACAACTGAATCTACAAGGAAGATACTGGCTTGCTTAAAACAACTGCATTAAGATGCATAATGTGAGTAGTAGCAACCCCTGTTGTAACAATGATTTTCAGCTGGAACGGCACAGTGAGTTGAGGCAGCACCGAGTACAGTTATAGTCCTCCCAAAATAAACCTCAATATTAGAGCATTGCCTGAATTGAGCTGTAAGTAATTCTCTGTAAGTAGAACACCAGGACTGGTAAAAAGTGACAGCTTGTACTATCTGGGACATTCAATCCAAAATAATAGCAAGTAGGCTACTTTAATacccttttatttttacccCCAACACGGGTACCTTTCATTACATCCATCCTCCTGACAGCCCCCATTCGTTAGACTATTTATATTGCATTAGCTCCTGGATGTTCCAAGTGCAGACTACTTTAATTCTGGCAAGTTACAAACTGAGCCATGCTGACTGGGAGCCTAAAACAGGTATGTGAAGTAAGGAGGGGAAGCACTACACAAGACTGCATGGCTAGCTCTCAGTGAAATCAAATGAATAATTCTAAATATTCTTTAAGTAGTCAGAATACTAGgcaacatatatacatatatatatatatatagctggACTGGGAAACAAACCCACCTATTCCATTCCACTGTAAGAGTATCTATTAACTATGTAGCATTCTACATGATATTAATCTGGCTGACACGATAAAATTCattcctgttttcagtttcacaAATCAAACTGTATCCACTCAAAGCGATTAATGGaactaacctttttttttcagtcgaCTGTTGTGCTCCAGAAACATCTATTCCTCTTCATGAGTAATAAATTTCAGGTCATTTTGAAGATGAGCCTCTGCAGTAAGTGAAGGCTGCAAGACGTTGCAAACTACTAAGTTCATGCTAAGACACACCACGATGGGATATAAACTCTAAAGCACAGTAACAGACACATGATGTTAATTTCCTCTCATGAGCAATTATGCAAGAAATGGGAATACACTTGTGATGTTGGACACAACCTCATGGATCACTGTGTCCTTATTTGAGGACAATATATGCACTTCACTAACTGTAATGTCTGTTTCTCTACACTTCATGTGTCTACCTCATGGATATAAGACCACTCCTTATTTTACAGACTTCTAGGTTATtccagcccccacccccaattTAAAATACCAGCCTTAGCAAGAGTTTACAAGATACGGGTTTGTTAGTTCTAATAATACATGAAGAAAGGCTGCTGGCATCAGGTACCTAAATTTTAGCATGATTTTCCCAGCCAGGAACATCCCTTCCAATATTATgcagccaaaagaaaaatgtaataaataaataaataatcaatgAAAGGAGTCCAACACAAACgtatacttgaaaaaaaaagtcaaatattccagaacaacaaaaaaaattctgtAGGTCTCCATTGCATTTctaatatgaaaagaaaaattaataatgcTAGCTTATTGACTTACCCACATTTACCAAAGAAGTCTGTACAAGCCAGCAGCACTACAGAATTTCAGCTTTAGTTCTGTGAGCCAGAGCCATTGTCCAAGATGATCAAAAACAGTCACCCACAGACAAATCCCTGACAGAGCTTGGACTCTCAGACCTCGCTCTATATTA
Encoded proteins:
- the ARHGAP22 gene encoding rho GTPase-activating protein 22 isoform X5, coding for MPFFTAKYLKKNKCLRKGGAGDREKMPVNHEAFLLMANSQNEMEDWVKAIRRVIWAPFGGGIANSSHAHKLKHLPQGIFGQRLEDTVQYERKYGQRLAPLLVEQCVDFIRERGLTEEGLFRMPGQANLVKDLQDSFDCGEKPLFDSNTDVHTVASLLKLYLRELPEPVIPFAKYEDFLSCGQLLSKDEGEGTQELVKQVKNLPQANYNLLKYICKFLDEVQAHSSINKMSVQNLATVFGPNILRPKMEDPVTMMEGTSLVQHLMTVLISEQGRIFAVPQADVPGSQLEIRPVRPRNTVEWISEEDGEDRSESCVPSPADSPSGNAVAPEATPGPGVKNTSPECSDKLTQPATSPSKRVQTLPPWKYSFRQPGARSVSPKLGSSSLDIPNLSSSGNWLMNGLYSLRGHRRTASGERVKDSCSSQRLSTYDNVPSSSLSLSTHSMASTTWSTSSCEISVVDSVSSCPACRASDSSALSSLQTEWMTQGSLSQSEVKTADLENSIDRFDACSSSSEQSNPAAASRDSVKCSRALQSLVVELKTELSKQRTEYETSIKRIEETSSDLRKQVVRLEEELDQERKKYTMLEIKLRNSERAREDAEKRNHLLQKEMEEFFSTLGCLTVGSRSAKVPK
- the ARHGAP22 gene encoding rho GTPase-activating protein 22 isoform X6; the encoded protein is MCLMPEVRTFFLCRSCCLTLPGFCLKLSACHVAECCTRTRGIFGQRLEDTVQYERKYGQRLAPLLVEQCVDFIRERGLTEEGLFRMPGQANLVKDLQDSFDCGEKPLFDSNTDVHTVASLLKLYLRELPEPVIPFAKYEDFLSCGQLLSKDEGEGTQELVKQVKNLPQANYNLLKYICKFLDEVQAHSSINKMSVQNLATVFGPNILRPKMEDPVTMMEGTSLVQHLMTVLISEQGRIFAVPQADVPGSQLEIRPVRPRNTVEWISEEDGEDRSESCVPSPADSPSGNAVAPEATPGPGVKNTSPECSDKLTQPATSPSKRVQTLPPWKYSFRQPGARSVSPKLGSSSLDIPNLSSSGNWLMNGLYSLRGHRRTASGERVKDSCSSQRLSTYDNVPSSSLSLSTHSMASTTWSTSSCEISVVDSVSSCPACRASDSSALSSLQTEWMTQGSLSQSEVKTADLENSIDRFDACSSSSEQSNPAAASRDSVKCSRALQSLVVELKTELSKQRTEYETSIKRIEETSSDLRKQVVRLEEELDQERKKYTMLEIKLRNSERAREDAEKRNHLLQKEMEEFFSTLGCLTVGSRSAKVPK
- the ARHGAP22 gene encoding rho GTPase-activating protein 22 isoform X3 — protein: MGEQIGPPSRPSSPNPQERVLKCGWLKKQRSIMKNWQQRWFVLRGDQLFYYKDEEETKPQGLILLQGNHVNELPPNPDEPGKHLFEIAPGGAGDREKMPVNHEAFLLMANSQNEMEDWVKAIRRVIWAPFGGGIANSSHAHKLKHLPQGIFGQRLEDTVQYERKYGQRLAPLLVEQCVDFIRERGLTEEGLFRMPGQANLVKDLQDSFDCGEKPLFDSNTDVHTVASLLKLYLRELPEPVIPFAKYEDFLSCGQLLSKDEGEGTQELVKQVKNLPQANYNLLKYICKFLDEVQAHSSINKMSVQNLATVFGPNILRPKMEDPVTMMEGTSLVQHLMTVLISEQGRIFAVPQADVPGSQLEIRPVRPRNTVEWISEEDGEDRSESCVPSPADSPSGNAVAPEATPGPGVKNTSPECSDKLTQPATSPSKRVQTLPPWKYSFRQPGARSVSPKLGSSSLDIPNLSSSGNWLMNGLYSLRGHRRTASGERVKDSCSSQRLSTYDNVPSSSLSLSTHSMASTTWSTSSCEISVVDSVSSCPACRASDSSALSSLQTEWMTQGSLSQSEVKTADLENSIDRFDACSSSSEQSNPAAASRDSVKCSRALQSLVVELKTELSKQRTEYETSIKRIEETSSDLRKQVVRLEEELDQERKKYTMLEIKLRNSERAREDAEKRNHLLQKEMEEFFSTLGCLTVGSRSAKVPK
- the ARHGAP22 gene encoding rho GTPase-activating protein 22 isoform X7, translating into MGLEDTGFCHRLICVTLGIFGQRLEDTVQYERKYGQRLAPLLVEQCVDFIRERGLTEEGLFRMPGQANLVKDLQDSFDCGEKPLFDSNTDVHTVASLLKLYLRELPEPVIPFAKYEDFLSCGQLLSKDEGEGTQELVKQVKNLPQANYNLLKYICKFLDEVQAHSSINKMSVQNLATVFGPNILRPKMEDPVTMMEGTSLVQHLMTVLISEQGRIFAVPQADVPGSQLEIRPVRPRNTVEWISEEDGEDRSESCVPSPADSPSGNAVAPEATPGPGVKNTSPECSDKLTQPATSPSKRVQTLPPWKYSFRQPGARSVSPKLGSSSLDIPNLSSSGNWLMNGLYSLRGHRRTASGERVKDSCSSQRLSTYDNVPSSSLSLSTHSMASTTWSTSSCEISVVDSVSSCPACRASDSSALSSLQTEWMTQGSLSQSEVKTADLENSIDRFDACSSSSEQSNPAAASRDSVKCSRALQSLVVELKTELSKQRTEYETSIKRIEETSSDLRKQVVRLEEELDQERKKYTMLEIKLRNSERAREDAEKRNHLLQKEMEEFFSTLGCLTVGSRSAKVPK
- the ARHGAP22 gene encoding rho GTPase-activating protein 22 isoform X1, producing MLSPRIRQARRARSKSLVMGEQIGPPSRPSSPNPQERVLKCGWLKKQRSIMKNWQQRWFVLRGDQLFYYKDEEETKPQGLILLQGNHVNELPPNPDEPGKHLFEIAPGGAGDREKMPVNHEAFLLMANSQNEMEDWVKAIRRVIWAPFGGGIANSSHAHKLKHLPQGIFGQRLEDTVQYERKYGQRLAPLLVEQCVDFIRERGLTEEGLFRMPGQANLVKDLQDSFDCGEKPLFDSNTDVHTVASLLKLYLRELPEPVIPFAKYEDFLSCGQLLSKDEGEGTQELVKQVKNLPQANYNLLKYICKFLDEVQAHSSINKMSVQNLATVFGPNILRPKMEDPVTMMEGTSLVQHLMTVLISEQGRIFAVPQADVPGSQLEIRPVRPRNTVEWISEEDGEDRSESCVPSPADSPSGNAVAPEATPGPGVKNTSPECSDKLTQPATSPSKRVQTLPPWKYSFRQPGARSVSPKLGSSSLDIPNLSSSGNWLMNGLYSLRGHRRTASGERVKDSCSSQRLSTYDNVPSSSLSLSTHSMASTTWSTSSCEISVVDSVSSCPACRASDSSALSSLQTEWMTQGSLSQSEVKTADLENSIDRFDACSSSSEQSNPAAASRDSVKCSRALQSLVVELKTELSKQRTEYETSIKRIEETSSDLRKQVVRLEEELDQERKKYTMLEIKLRNSERAREDAEKRNHLLQKEMEEFFSTLGCLTVGSRSAKVPK